From the genome of Bdellovibrionales bacterium:
AGGGCCTCTTTGAGATCTTGTTCGGTCTTCGCAGTTTTAAGTTGCTGGGCAAAGTATCGAGCTCGACGAATTCCATCTTCGCTCAATCTCTGATTGCGAGAGCTCAGAGCTAAACCTTCCTCATCGCGAACTGTGGGCACGGGACGAACTTCGACGGGCATAAAAAATGCCTGAACCATTCGCTGTATGATTTCCAGTTGCTGAAAGTCTTTTTCGCCCAAATAGATGCGGTGGCACCCAACGATATTGATCAACTTCATCACGACGGTCATCACGCCCTCGAAGTGTCCTAGGCGGCGAGCTTCAGCAAATTGCTCTTTGAGATGAATTTCTGTCAGAGAAAATTGGGACTGATCGCGATAAATTTCTTCAGCCTTGGGGACGAAGAC
Proteins encoded in this window:
- the panC gene encoding pantoate--beta-alanine ligase, with product MKIIESTYDMIQWKKEKRQFSPGKTIGFVPTMGALHAGHLEIVKTSKAENQFTVVSIFVNPTQFNDPKDFEKYPKTLEADIKILEALNPDVVFVPKAEEIYRDQSQFSLTEIHLKEQFAEARRLGHFEGVMTVVMKLINIVGCHRIYLGEKDFQQLEIIQRMVQAFFMPVEVRPVPTVRDEEGLALSSRNQRLSEDGIRRARYFAQQLKTAKTEQDLKEALAKEDITLDYVADYKGRRLAAVFIEGVRLIDNVA